Proteins from a single region of Nitrososphaerota archaeon:
- a CDS encoding class I SAM-dependent methyltransferase produces the protein MSARPETAPSKTPWLDGFEETDYSKFWETKRIEDEAQKRVVRGMIRPGGACLDLGGGFGRMTKVLEPYFREVVMMDLTRRNLRTAKDTLAKAGLVRSDVSTIPARDSSFDSVVMIRVVHLLPRPLETMKEVQRVSKDGAVLIISVPNLVTNYMIREFDAKVLPGIRHVMPTFGPAVWPIGDKPRLSPHELFVPSRFRMTERRGTGMFDNFMGKALNRFPWLHLIDVATSPFWYFKLDVFFRFEVRK, from the coding sequence TTGTCAGCCCGCCCAGAGACAGCACCGAGCAAGACCCCCTGGCTGGATGGGTTCGAGGAGACAGACTACTCCAAGTTCTGGGAGACCAAGAGGATCGAAGACGAAGCCCAAAAGAGGGTCGTCAGGGGGATGATCCGCCCAGGAGGGGCCTGCCTCGACCTGGGAGGGGGTTTCGGGAGGATGACGAAGGTCCTCGAGCCTTACTTCCGGGAGGTCGTCATGATGGACCTGACCAGGAGGAACCTGCGCACCGCGAAGGACACCCTGGCGAAGGCGGGGTTGGTTCGTTCCGACGTCTCGACCATCCCGGCCAGGGACTCGTCTTTTGACTCGGTCGTGATGATCAGGGTAGTTCACCTCCTCCCCCGCCCCCTGGAGACGATGAAGGAGGTTCAGAGGGTCTCCAAAGACGGGGCGGTCCTCATCATCAGCGTCCCTAACCTCGTCACAAATTACATGATCCGCGAGTTCGACGCCAAGGTCCTCCCTGGCATCAGGCACGTCATGCCGACCTTCGGCCCGGCGGTCTGGCCCATCGGAGACAAGCCGCGTCTCTCCCCGCACGAGCTCTTCGTCCCCTCCCGGTTCAGGATGACAGAGAGGAGGGGGACAGGGATGTTCGACAACTTCATGGGGAAGGCTCTGAACCGATTCCCCTGGCTGCATCTGATCGACGTCGCCACGTCCCCCTTCTGGTACTTCAAGCTGGACGTCTTCTTCAGGTTCGAGGTCCGCAAGTGA
- a CDS encoding DNA-binding protein, giving the protein MNISDLRDGMRRVDAEGEISDMAEPRSVNLRTGGEAKVADCMLKDDSGQIKLSLWDDQIDMVKQGSKVRITNGYTNSFRGELRLNVGKYGKLEVLEA; this is encoded by the coding sequence ATGAACATATCCGACTTGAGGGACGGCATGAGGAGGGTCGACGCAGAGGGGGAGATTTCAGACATGGCAGAGCCGCGGTCGGTGAACCTGAGGACCGGGGGCGAGGCGAAGGTAGCAGACTGCATGCTGAAGGACGACAGCGGCCAGATCAAGCTGTCGCTCTGGGACGACCAGATCGACATGGTCAAGCAGGGGTCCAAGGTGAGGATAACCAACGGCTACACCAACAGCTTCCGCGGGGAGCTGAGGTTGAACGTCGGGAAGTACGGGAAGCTCGAGGTCCTAGAGGCCTAG
- a CDS encoding N-acetyltransferase, which produces MKVVNFVAPDAKLGKNVRVWHFAYVGSGTVIGDDVKIGSLAHVDYDVRIGSGTKIEGGVYIPPLSRIGKDVFIGPAAVLTNDPYPPSSRMIGVTVADGAVIGARAVVKAGVKIGKRAVVAMGAVVTKDVPPEKVVMGVPARVAYTRKEFDAKMKAWESSRPSTSHRAQ; this is translated from the coding sequence TTGAAGGTCGTCAACTTCGTCGCGCCGGACGCAAAGCTGGGGAAGAACGTCAGAGTATGGCACTTCGCTTACGTCGGGTCAGGAACGGTGATAGGCGACGATGTGAAGATCGGATCACTCGCCCACGTCGACTACGACGTGAGGATAGGGAGCGGGACCAAGATCGAAGGGGGCGTGTACATCCCCCCGCTTTCGAGGATAGGGAAGGACGTGTTCATAGGCCCTGCAGCCGTGCTCACCAACGACCCCTACCCCCCGAGCAGCAGGATGATCGGGGTGACGGTGGCTGACGGCGCGGTGATAGGGGCGAGGGCGGTGGTCAAGGCCGGGGTGAAGATAGGGAAGAGAGCGGTGGTGGCCATGGGAGCGGTGGTCACCAAGGACGTCCCGCCGGAGAAGGTGGTGATGGGGGTCCCCGCGAGGGTCGCCTATACGAGGAAGGAGTTCGACGCTAAGATGAAGGCGTGGGAGTCTTCCCGACCTTCGACCTCACATAGAGCGCAGTAA
- a CDS encoding dual specificity protein phosphatase family protein, which yields MGTGGLFLRKLRAQVSNRPTGFVWVEQGRLAGSGYPASRGQVEWVSANGIGTVLTLTQEPLPKAWTDGLGLSVEHVPMHDHGVPDVKVLDECARLIEAELDGGKRVLVHCLAGEGRTGCALAAYLIRSKGLGADEALRRLRETKPEFVERAQERAVSDYAASLKRQPRSLNA from the coding sequence ATGGGGACCGGAGGGTTATTCCTAAGGAAACTCAGGGCCCAGGTTTCCAACAGGCCCACGGGGTTCGTCTGGGTCGAACAGGGAAGACTCGCGGGCTCCGGTTATCCCGCCTCCAGGGGACAAGTAGAATGGGTGTCTGCCAACGGCATCGGCACGGTCCTCACCCTCACCCAGGAGCCGCTCCCGAAGGCCTGGACGGACGGGCTCGGGCTTTCCGTGGAGCACGTGCCCATGCATGACCACGGGGTTCCGGACGTCAAGGTCCTTGACGAGTGCGCTCGGCTGATAGAGGCGGAGCTCGACGGTGGAAAGCGCGTCCTGGTCCACTGCCTGGCTGGAGAGGGAAGGACGGGGTGCGCGCTGGCTGCGTATCTGATCAGGTCCAAGGGTCTCGGCGCAGACGAGGCGCTAAGGAGGCTGAGGGAGACAAAGCCTGAGTTCGTGGAGCGCGCCCAGGAGAGGGCCGTCTCCGACTACGCTGCAAGCCTAAAGCGACAGCCCCGCTCCCTTAACGCGTGA
- a CDS encoding nitroreductase family deazaflavin-dependent oxidoreductase yields MGSSEYLRLETRGRRTNLPHIVELRYVWTGGQYFVLGNSPSSDWALNALKAGKARVRLGEYLVDVAARRVDEAAAKAALASFGKKYGARFVSKWYSHCELCLCLTPLGSAVKRGGASGELDVKADFGHWASQKKDYYADVAGAFDSASDEYDFTISRNFINTWIRKRSLQVLRKLLRPEDYLVEVGCGTGEEAVTISDWVSGIVATDVSGGMIGLLQEKVAARGLAGKILPARLSASEVSRVRDLIGEKEIRVAYSFNGALNCEPNLGSFARQLDSLLEPGGYFVCSVRNTTCATEMISHGLVLQFDRANPRRVQPIMVSVGGRDVPSTYFSPSSFISYFSPRFRPEQVIALPALLPPAYLNGYYLRLRPFLSFLERLELALSGAPPFNRLGDQTLFVFRKSSSEEASRKQVWP; encoded by the coding sequence TTGGGGTCGAGCGAGTACCTGAGGCTGGAGACTAGGGGAAGGAGGACGAACCTCCCGCACATAGTTGAACTGAGATACGTCTGGACGGGAGGCCAATACTTCGTCCTGGGCAACAGCCCGTCCAGCGACTGGGCCCTGAACGCCCTGAAAGCTGGAAAGGCCAGGGTGCGCCTGGGCGAGTACCTGGTAGACGTGGCCGCCCGCAGGGTGGATGAGGCGGCGGCGAAGGCTGCCCTGGCATCCTTCGGGAAGAAGTATGGCGCCAGGTTCGTGTCGAAGTGGTATTCGCATTGCGAGCTCTGTCTCTGCCTCACGCCCCTCGGCTCCGCCGTGAAGCGGGGCGGTGCCTCGGGCGAACTCGACGTCAAGGCCGACTTCGGCCACTGGGCCTCTCAGAAGAAGGACTACTACGCCGACGTCGCTGGCGCGTTCGACTCGGCGTCGGACGAGTACGACTTCACCATAAGCAGGAATTTCATCAACACCTGGATTCGGAAACGGTCTCTGCAGGTCCTGAGGAAGCTGCTACGCCCTGAAGACTACCTCGTGGAAGTGGGGTGCGGGACGGGGGAGGAGGCGGTCACGATCTCCGACTGGGTTTCGGGGATTGTCGCGACCGACGTCTCGGGCGGGATGATCGGGCTCCTGCAAGAAAAGGTCGCGGCGAGAGGCTTGGCGGGGAAGATTCTGCCTGCGAGACTCTCCGCATCGGAGGTCTCGCGGGTGAGGGACCTGATAGGGGAGAAAGAGATACGCGTCGCGTACTCGTTCAACGGCGCGCTGAACTGCGAGCCTAACCTCGGTTCGTTCGCGCGCCAGCTCGATTCCCTCCTTGAGCCTGGCGGCTACTTCGTCTGTTCCGTCAGGAACACCACCTGCGCGACCGAAATGATATCCCACGGCCTCGTCCTGCAGTTCGACAGAGCGAATCCGCGCAGGGTCCAGCCCATAATGGTCTCCGTCGGTGGGAGAGACGTACCGTCGACCTATTTCTCGCCGTCATCGTTCATCTCCTACTTCTCCCCCAGATTCAGGCCGGAGCAGGTCATAGCCCTTCCCGCCCTGCTCCCTCCCGCCTATCTCAACGGCTACTATCTCAGGCTGAGGCCCTTTCTGTCCTTCCTCGAGCGCCTCGAGCTGGCTCTCTCAGGCGCCCCGCCCTTTAACAGGCTCGGAGACCAGACCCTCTTCGTCTTCAGGAAATCCTCTTCTGAGGAGGCGTCTCGGAAGCAGGTCTGGCCTTAG
- a CDS encoding Gfo/Idh/MocA family oxidoreductase, whose product MTRIGVVGTGGWGKNHVRVLNELQCLAAVCDMDRERVEAFSEKFHVPGYTSLESMLEKEKLDGVTICTPATTHFKVATEALAHGMHIFVEKPMTTTVADGEALIEAAKKANRALTVGFIERFNPPITALKQMISGGKMGDPILLEFHRENRRGASISDVGIVKDASVHDIDTACWLFDDVPKVVYARVGSMRVPPEHEDFATILLGFSGQKTAFLVTNWITPNRVRTLSAVFSGGVVDVDFVTQQTSIHEGAATTVPTRPYQEPLMLELKEFVSAIQEKRQPLVTGRDALNTLRVAEGVLASSSSGAPIYLG is encoded by the coding sequence ATGACGCGGATAGGGGTCGTGGGCACCGGCGGATGGGGGAAGAACCACGTCCGGGTCCTGAACGAGCTCCAGTGCCTAGCCGCGGTCTGCGACATGGACAGGGAGAGGGTCGAGGCGTTCTCGGAAAAGTTCCACGTCCCGGGGTACACCTCCCTCGAGTCGATGCTGGAGAAGGAGAAGCTGGACGGGGTGACGATCTGCACCCCTGCCACCACCCACTTCAAGGTCGCGACGGAGGCGCTGGCCCACGGGATGCACATCTTCGTCGAGAAGCCCATGACCACCACGGTCGCGGACGGGGAGGCGCTCATCGAAGCAGCGAAGAAAGCCAACAGGGCCCTGACCGTGGGGTTCATCGAGAGGTTCAATCCGCCCATAACCGCGCTGAAGCAGATGATATCCGGGGGGAAGATGGGGGACCCCATCCTTCTCGAGTTCCACAGGGAGAACAGGAGGGGGGCAAGCATAAGCGACGTGGGCATAGTCAAGGACGCCTCGGTCCACGACATCGACACGGCGTGCTGGCTCTTCGACGACGTCCCCAAGGTCGTCTACGCCAGGGTCGGGTCGATGAGGGTCCCCCCAGAGCACGAAGACTTCGCCACCATACTCCTCGGGTTCTCAGGGCAGAAAACCGCGTTCCTCGTCACGAACTGGATAACCCCGAACAGGGTCAGGACGCTGAGCGCCGTCTTTTCTGGCGGGGTGGTGGACGTCGACTTCGTGACGCAGCAGACGAGCATCCACGAGGGTGCTGCCACCACGGTCCCTACGAGGCCCTATCAGGAGCCGCTCATGCTCGAGCTGAAGGAGTTCGTCTCCGCCATCCAGGAAAAGAGGCAGCCCCTGGTCACCGGGAGGGACGCCCTTAACACCCTCAGGGTGGCTGAAGGGGTGCTCGCGTCGAGCTCTTCAGGGGCGCCGATCTATCTCGGGTGA
- a CDS encoding glycosyltransferase, with product MVFPAYSLAPVVLLASVLLSVAFAVYGLNILYLTVRSRRYKPCSAPPLSARPTVAIHLPIYNELYVVRRLLDSCVRVAERYGERLVTIYVIDDSDDDTSLAVDKSVSEHSARGLQFRVIRRGSRQGFKAGALQAALEVTHEKYVAVFDADFIPPPDFLDRTVAVLEEDPEVGFVQARWGHVDRNYSTMTKAVAIGVDAHFFLEQRGRNGNGYLMNFNGSAGVLRASAIQAAGGWAADTLAEDLDVSYRMQLAGYRGVYLNDLEVPGELPPTLASLKRQQGRWARGSLQAARKLAGRIVPSNRLSGGQKFEAGVHLTYYLVHPLMVASFLLAVSADFLRIDVISYAVTLPVPRPGGGLLLVVEVVPWVVFTALVVLSTLAVFLYCFEAVRVQRLGVLHSVKQIVVLVALGYGISISNSAQALLGLFSHDTGTFSRTPKYAIERSGQTWKGKRYQIPLNKVNFLEAGAVALASVATLYAYTTNNLGLIPILLVYLVGYSFVLLLSLIQTGGARKNSGA from the coding sequence ATGGTCTTCCCAGCGTACTCCCTTGCCCCCGTCGTGCTGTTAGCATCAGTCCTCCTCAGTGTAGCTTTCGCGGTGTACGGGCTGAACATACTCTACCTTACGGTCAGGTCCAGAAGGTACAAGCCCTGCTCCGCCCCGCCGCTCTCCGCGCGTCCGACGGTGGCGATCCACCTCCCTATCTACAACGAGCTGTACGTGGTGAGAAGGCTCCTGGATTCGTGCGTCCGGGTGGCGGAACGGTACGGGGAGCGCCTGGTCACCATCTATGTGATAGACGATTCTGATGACGACACGAGCCTCGCGGTCGACAAAAGCGTCTCGGAGCACTCGGCTCGGGGGCTCCAGTTCAGAGTAATCCGGCGCGGGAGCCGACAGGGGTTCAAGGCAGGCGCCTTGCAGGCCGCCCTCGAAGTGACTCACGAGAAGTATGTCGCCGTCTTCGACGCCGACTTTATCCCTCCGCCCGACTTCCTAGACAGGACGGTAGCCGTCCTGGAAGAGGACCCGGAGGTGGGCTTCGTCCAAGCCCGGTGGGGTCACGTCGACAGGAACTACAGCACGATGACGAAGGCGGTCGCCATAGGGGTCGACGCTCACTTCTTCCTTGAGCAGAGAGGGAGGAACGGGAACGGGTATCTGATGAACTTCAACGGGAGCGCTGGTGTCCTGAGGGCTTCGGCGATCCAAGCGGCGGGGGGGTGGGCGGCGGACACCCTGGCCGAAGACCTCGACGTCAGTTACAGGATGCAGCTTGCCGGATACCGGGGGGTCTACCTGAACGACCTCGAAGTTCCCGGGGAACTCCCTCCCACCCTGGCCAGCTTGAAACGGCAGCAGGGAAGGTGGGCGCGAGGCTCCCTTCAGGCTGCAAGGAAGCTGGCCGGGCGCATCGTCCCGTCGAATAGGCTGTCGGGGGGCCAGAAGTTCGAGGCAGGCGTCCACCTCACCTACTATCTTGTGCACCCTCTCATGGTGGCCTCCTTCCTGCTGGCTGTGAGCGCCGACTTCCTGAGGATAGACGTAATCAGCTATGCCGTGACCCTCCCCGTCCCCAGGCCCGGCGGCGGGCTGCTGCTGGTGGTGGAGGTCGTCCCCTGGGTCGTCTTCACGGCCCTCGTCGTCCTCTCGACCCTGGCGGTCTTCCTTTACTGTTTCGAGGCGGTCCGGGTCCAGAGGCTGGGGGTGCTGCACAGCGTCAAGCAGATAGTGGTGCTCGTGGCGCTCGGCTACGGCATCAGCATAAGCAACTCCGCTCAGGCTCTTCTTGGCTTGTTCTCGCACGACACCGGGACTTTTTCGAGGACCCCCAAGTACGCCATCGAGCGCTCAGGTCAGACCTGGAAGGGCAAGAGGTACCAGATCCCACTGAACAAGGTCAACTTTCTGGAGGCAGGCGCCGTCGCCCTCGCCTCAGTCGCCACGCTCTACGCGTACACGACAAACAACCTTGGGCTCATCCCGATACTCCTGGTGTACCTTGTCGGATACTCGTTCGTCCTTCTCCTGTCGCTTATCCAGACGGGAGGCGCGCGGAAGAACAGTGGCGCATAG